One Sphingomonas endolithica DNA segment encodes these proteins:
- the purD gene encoding phosphoribosylamine--glycine ligase: MNVLLIGSGGREHALAWRLAQSPGCTKLFAAPGNPGIAEHADLVLLDVADHAAVLDFCREQAIGLVVIGPEAPLVDGLADSLRADGVPVFGPGKAAAQLEGSKGFTKDLCASARIPTAGYVRVTDRAEALARLNAFPLPVVIKADGLAAGKGVTVAMSRDEAERAIGEIFDGGGEAVIEEFMDGEEVSLFVLTDGTALMPFGTAQDHKRVGDGDTGPNTGGMGAYSPAPVLTPALEQRAIDEIVAPTVAAMATAGTPFSGVLYAGLMLTADGPKLIEYNARFGDPECQVLMMRYRGDLLALLLAVAEGRLGEQPAPDFSGDTALTVVMAAHGYPGAPDKGGTIGGIARAEATGARVFQAGTALQDGALVASGGRVLAITAVATTIAAAQQAAYAAVAQIDFPSGFNRSDIGWREVARQAE; the protein is encoded by the coding sequence ATGAATGTCCTGTTGATCGGCTCCGGGGGCCGGGAACATGCGCTTGCCTGGCGGCTGGCGCAATCGCCGGGGTGCACGAAACTGTTTGCAGCACCAGGCAATCCGGGGATCGCCGAGCATGCCGATTTGGTGTTGCTGGACGTCGCGGACCATGCGGCAGTGCTCGATTTCTGTCGTGAACAGGCGATCGGCTTGGTCGTTATCGGCCCGGAAGCGCCGCTCGTGGACGGGCTGGCGGACAGTCTTCGTGCCGATGGGGTACCGGTGTTCGGGCCGGGCAAGGCGGCAGCCCAGCTCGAAGGGTCGAAGGGCTTTACCAAGGATCTGTGCGCCAGCGCGCGCATACCGACGGCCGGATACGTCCGCGTCACCGATCGTGCCGAGGCGCTGGCCAGGCTCAACGCCTTCCCGCTGCCGGTCGTGATCAAGGCCGATGGGCTGGCCGCCGGCAAGGGCGTGACGGTGGCGATGAGCCGCGACGAGGCGGAGCGCGCGATCGGCGAGATCTTCGACGGCGGCGGCGAGGCAGTGATCGAGGAGTTCATGGACGGCGAGGAAGTCAGCCTGTTCGTGCTGACGGACGGCACCGCGCTGATGCCGTTTGGCACCGCGCAGGATCACAAGCGCGTCGGCGACGGCGACACCGGGCCGAATACCGGCGGCATGGGGGCCTACAGCCCGGCGCCGGTGCTGACGCCGGCTTTGGAACAGCGCGCTATCGACGAGATCGTCGCGCCCACCGTGGCGGCCATGGCGACGGCAGGCACGCCGTTTTCGGGCGTGCTGTATGCCGGGCTGATGCTGACCGCCGACGGCCCCAAGCTGATCGAATATAATGCGCGGTTCGGGGATCCCGAATGCCAGGTGCTGATGATGCGCTACCGCGGCGACCTGCTGGCATTGCTGCTGGCGGTGGCGGAGGGCCGGCTAGGCGAGCAGCCGGCGCCGGACTTCTCGGGCGACACGGCGCTGACGGTGGTGATGGCCGCGCACGGCTATCCCGGCGCGCCGGACAAGGGCGGCACGATCGGCGGCATCGCGCGTGCCGAGGCGACGGGTGCGCGCGTGTTCCAGGCCGGCACCGCGCTGCAGGATGGCGCGTTGGTGGCAAGCGGCGGGCGCGTGCTGGCGATAACCGCGGTGGCGACGACGATCGCCGCGGCGCAGCAGGCCGCTTACGCCGCCGTCGCGCAAATCGATTTTCCCTCCGGCTTCAACCGCAGCGACATCGGCTGGCGCGAGGTCGCGCGACAGGCCGAATAA
- the xseA gene encoding exodeoxyribonuclease VII large subunit has protein sequence MADPFFDTNHRLIAEEMPGDNSAAMGVGELAQKLKRVVEGEFGHVRLRGEISGYKRVASGHAYLSLKDDSAVIDGVIWKGQVAQLPFQPQDGIEVIATGKITTYPGRSKYQIIIDRMELAGEGALMALLEKLKAKLAGEGLFDGAAKKRLPFLPRTIGVVTSPTGAVIRDILHRLEDRCPTHVLVWPVKVQGDGAAQAVAAAIAGFDAMPPDSRPDLVIVARGGGSIEDLWAFNEEVVVRAVAACSIPIISAVGHETDTTLCDFAADLRAPTPTAAAEMAVPVLADLRLTLDSFAQRTERCARRYHDRSQERLEALVRVLPKRDALLGPQRQRADDVGARLDRGLERRVGQARGLLDRTGGALRLSVLERQLTAARDRLDGTWRLVESLNPDKLLDRGYVRVSARPGGTIVSTAAAARGAGAVTLHFRDGAVDARVERAGAKTYDKPVVDQPTLL, from the coding sequence ATGGCCGACCCCTTTTTCGATACCAATCACCGGCTAATAGCCGAGGAGATGCCCGGCGACAATTCCGCCGCGATGGGCGTCGGCGAACTCGCGCAGAAGTTGAAGCGCGTGGTGGAGGGCGAGTTCGGCCATGTCCGGCTGCGCGGCGAGATATCGGGCTATAAGCGTGTCGCCTCGGGCCACGCCTATCTCAGCCTCAAGGACGACAGCGCGGTGATCGACGGCGTGATCTGGAAAGGGCAGGTGGCGCAGCTGCCGTTCCAGCCGCAGGACGGGATCGAGGTGATCGCGACGGGCAAGATCACCACCTATCCCGGTCGTTCCAAATACCAGATCATCATCGACCGGATGGAACTGGCCGGTGAAGGCGCGCTGATGGCGCTGCTCGAGAAGCTGAAGGCCAAGCTGGCAGGCGAGGGGCTGTTCGACGGCGCGGCCAAGAAGCGCCTGCCGTTCTTGCCGCGCACAATCGGCGTGGTCACCTCGCCGACGGGCGCGGTGATTCGCGATATCCTGCACCGGCTGGAGGATCGCTGCCCCACCCATGTGCTGGTCTGGCCGGTCAAGGTGCAGGGAGACGGCGCCGCGCAGGCAGTGGCCGCCGCGATTGCCGGGTTCGACGCGATGCCGCCCGACAGCCGCCCCGATCTGGTGATCGTCGCGCGGGGTGGTGGTTCGATCGAGGATCTGTGGGCGTTCAACGAGGAAGTCGTGGTGCGCGCGGTTGCTGCCTGCAGCATCCCGATCATCTCTGCCGTCGGGCACGAGACCGACACCACCTTGTGCGATTTCGCCGCCGACCTGCGCGCGCCGACGCCGACGGCCGCGGCCGAGATGGCGGTGCCGGTGCTCGCCGACCTGCGCCTGACGCTCGATAGTTTCGCGCAGCGCACCGAGCGTTGTGCGCGGCGCTATCACGACCGATCGCAGGAGCGGCTGGAGGCATTGGTCCGGGTGCTGCCCAAGCGCGATGCACTGCTCGGGCCGCAACGCCAGCGCGCCGACGATGTCGGCGCGCGGCTCGACCGCGGGCTGGAGCGGCGCGTCGGCCAGGCGCGCGGCCTGCTCGATCGCACCGGCGGGGCACTGCGCCTGTCGGTGCTGGAGCGGCAGTTGACCGCGGCGCGCGATCGGCTGGACGGTACGTGGCGGCTGGTCGAATCGCTCAATCCGGACAAGTTGCTCGACCGCGGCTATGTCCGCGTCTCCGCCCGCCCGGGCGGCACGATCGTGTCGACGGCGGCGGCGGCACGCGGCGCGGGCGCCGTGACGCTCCACTTCCGCGACGGCGCCGTGGACGCCCGGGTTGAGCGCGCCGGTGCCAAGACCTATGACAAGCCCGTGGTCGACCAGCCGACCCTGCTCTAG